From one Babesia bovis T2Bo chromosome 3, whole genome shotgun sequence genomic stretch:
- a CDS encoding RAP domain family protein, translated as MYQPRKNAVAAARKGYVSIWYRQHAFRIIRIPKRQPESIRYRAIHESLIAPEELCKASRNDIMSVYKALEHENVQNALSRDYIQALLERTVAIKRALLPEDYARIYQRLTKMANVSSGFTSDLNEGIRLISTTFNTKQIAMLIKAFAELSTRSLGTINDLLKTFNRYINDAEPWQLRDIAAALATLRVPTKDQVERFYNQTVAHITKHLKYMTADDIGLMLNAFTRQKHNCEEILHYVDAHAKRLLSECSFRTTALVANAFAKSERHSRVLIETISNRLKQEVEKYTLNKRNTTGSIDVIGTALTEGQSGSELESNVQIQAISTSRQEKQFNIIDVAMIFNAFAKMEEHPLELLNAYIPWLMDHIQSETPTLSLVLLCHAYSRSGVVNKDLYIKMAHVLIQRVNALNCQQLGIVALAYAKTKQSIPILFFRIADEVIYRGTVALKFKRYHFDFQSLEQLSQAFTRVGFQDQRVYIVLTTLLKRRLKTAGTDEIDGDLIASTLTSMAPHHVEAFKTFITDAIMRTKDTTAYSTGAICRVLSAFGKLKIAHKSITEAMLNQAKDRVNEFQIPVLINTLKALAKLNKYNLNLIKESLKRCSMHLVHLSTIDIANLLSALSDFGYRNVPFLQKLILCIKHRIEDFDRSQLHIVFSRLALLRTSDPDVYRQIIPRLFGYQHDFTELQIADIAIGYIYMLVHFDYLQRDVHLRKMAQELTERRQHVMSSVCVNEVNENTHEYTSEDIHGAISKNKNTGDDMEAKSKLGHYCNAKYTMPTPATNVAQYGFRDSILDGVLSHLGTKLDVATIFKIQTVHLYLQYIRPDIYSQLSAKSLEILHRCSAVRFALAEYMLTSSGVHREVSHLLNILGVCHNNEVQFGPYLIDIVAETTQARKIAIEYDGPTHFYAETTMRTAKSILKHEILENTGWQVLHIPYQEWLQLLSTKQKIIYLDQLRKQFQNTPLLAPNVIQKHVNNIQTRTFSTSLKRKRQHLLKVNEEILKEYIEAIQRGESSDKPVENNTQSETDIIADELCTLLMEGTSNIIDIDEESKSSDKTMNDAEKQANDTH; from the exons ATGTACCAACCACGTAAGAATGCCGTTGCAGCGGCAAGAAAGGGATACGTATCTATTTGGTATAGACAACATGCCTTCAGGATTATTAGAATCCCGAAAAGGCAACCTGAAAGTATACGATATCGCGCAATACATGAG AGCCTTATAGCACCGGAAGAACTATGTAAAGCTAGCAGAAATGATATCATGTCAGTATACAAGGCGTTGGAGCACGAAAACGTACAAAATGCGCTATCAAGGGATTATATCCAAGCACTACTTGAAAGAACAGTGGCAATCAAAAGAGCGTTGCTACCTGAAGACTACGCCAGAATATACCAGAGACTAACAAAAATGGCAAATGTATCGTCAGGCTTCACAAGTGATTTGAATGAAGGAATAAGACTAATCAGTACTACGTTCAATACGAAGCAAATTGCCATGTTGATAAAAGCATTTGCAGAGCTATCTACACGGTCACTCGGAACAATCAACGACCTCCTGAAGACATTCAATAGA TATATAAATGACGCTGAACCGTGGCAACTACGTGATATAGCTGCTGCACTCGCTACTTTAAG GGTGCCAACCAAGGACCAAGTAGAAAGATTTTACAATCAAACTGTGGCCcatataacaaaacatCTGAAGTATATGACAGCAGATGATATAGGATTAATGTTAAACGCTTTCACCAGGCAAAAACACAACTGTGAAGAAATACTTCATTACGTTGATGCACACGCCAAAAGGTTACTGTCCGAGTGCTCATTCCGAACAACAGCACTCGTAGCAAATGCTTTTGCAAAATCGGAACGACATTCCAGAGTATTGATAGAAACTATATCAAACCGGTTAAAGCAAGAAGTAGAGAAATATACGCTTAACAAGAGGAATACAACAGGGAGCATAGATGTGATAGGCACGGCTTTAACTGAAGGGCAAAGTGGCTCAGAACTTGAAAGTAATGTACAAATCCAAGCAATTAGTACATCTCGTCAAGAAAAGCAGTTTAATATCATAGACGTGGCAATGATCTTTAACGCTTTCGCCAAAATGGAAGAGCATCCTTTGGAATTGCTCAATGCATACATACCGTGGCTAATGGATCATATACAGTCCGAAACACCAACCCTGTCACTCGTGTTGCTTTGCCACGCCTACTCGCGTTCGGGAGTAGTGAACAAGGatctatatattaaaatggcGCACGTGCTAATACAAAGGGTCAATGCATTAAACTGCCAACAACTGGGGATCGTTGCGTTGGCATATGCAAAAACGAAGCAAAGCATACCGATCCTTTTCTTCAGAATAGCAGATGAAGTTATATACAGAGGGACTGTAGCACTAAAGTTCAAAAGATACCATTTTGACTTCCAATCACTGGAACAACTCTCACAAGCATTCACCAGAGTGGGATTCCAGGACCAAAGGGTATATATCGTACTGACCACACTACTCAAAAGGAGGCTAAAAACAGCTGGAACAGATGAAATTGATGGCGATTTAATAGCATCCACCTTGACGTCCATGGCACCACATCATGTAGAGGCTTTCAAGACATTTATCACCGATGCTATAATGCGCACTAAAGATACCACTGCATACAGCACAGGTGCTATTTGCAGGGTGCTATCGGCATTTGGTAAATTGAAAATTGCACATAAATCTATCACGGAAGCTATGTTGAATCAAGCAAAAGACAGAGTCAACGAATTCCAGATACCAGTGCTCATCAATACTCTAAAGGCATTAGCTAAACTCAACAAGTATAACCTGAACCTAATTAAAGAGTCGTTAAAAAGATGTTCAATGCATCTAGTACATCTGTCAACAatagatatcgcaaatctCCTATCAGCCCTAAGTG ACTTTGGGTATCGCAACGTACCTTTCTTACAGAAATTAATTCTATGTATTAAACATAGAATCGAAGATTTTGATAGAAGTCAACTGCACATAGTTTTCTCAAGACTGGCCCTTCTACGGACATCTGATCCAGATGTATACCGACAAATCATACCAAGATTATTTGGCTACCAGCATGATTTTACCGAATTACAAATAGCAGATATTGCAataggatatatatacatgttgGTACATTTCGACTACCTACAAAGAGATGTACACCTAAGGAAAATGGCGCAAGAATTAACTGAGAGAAGGCAACATGTTATGAGCAGCGTCTGTGTCAATGAAGTCAACGAAAATACACATGAATATACGAGTGAAGATATACATGGTGCTATatcaaaaaataaaaacacTGGAGATGACATGGAAGCAAAATCCAAGCTCGGGCATTACTGTAACgcaaaatatacaatgccTACTCCAGCTACAAATGTTGCGCAATATGGATTTAGAGACAGCATACTTGATGGCGTGCTATCACATCTGGGAACCAAACTTGATGTGGCCACAATATTCAAGATACAGACGGTCCATTTGTATCTGCAGTATATA AGACCTGATATATACTCACAGTTGTCGGCTAAGTCACTGGAAATACTGCACAGGTGTTCCGCAGTAAGGTTTGCATTAGCGGAATATATGCTCACCTCCTCAGGAGTGCACAGGGAAGTGTCACATCTACTAAATATA CTGGGAGTATGCCATAACAACGAAGTGCAGTTTGGACCATATCTAATTGATATTGTAGCGGAAACGACACAGGCACGCAAAATAGCGATAGAGTATGACGGTCCAACACACTTTTACGCAGAAACAACTATGAGAACTGCAAAGTCAATACTCAAACACGAG ATACTGGAAAACACAGGGTGGCAGGTGCTTCACATACCATATCAAGAGTGGTTACAATTGC TATCAACAAAACAGAAGATTATATACCTGGATCAATTGAG AAAACAATTCCAAAACACACCGTTATTAGCGCCGAATGTCATACAGAAGCATGTAAACAACATTCAAACAAGGACATTTTCCACCT CGCTAAAAAGGAAGAGACAACATCTGCTAAAAGTAAATGAAGAGATCCTGaaagaatatattgaagcAATACAACGTGGAGAAAGTAGCGATAAGCCTGTAGAAAACAACACGCAGTCAGAAACTGACATTATAGCAGATGAATTGTGCACATTGCTTATGGAAGGCACAA GTAATATAATAGACATCGATGAAGAAAGTAAATCAAGTGACAAAACTATGAACGATGCAGAAAAACAAGCTAACGATACACACTAG
- a CDS encoding putative integral membrane protein encodes MGFDWSKRPYTAPFLRDMIYNPEHTMPGQGDQEHAHKGEPIGQYKFVKHIPFANRVSQLPIKESQAGHFGGNGGCSSTLNMQSLVPSSAFGNLCSTQIRGSDIFFLPKPSQLLCFALPVFVLMPNLTVFARHWFFYAPK; translated from the coding sequence ATGGGTTTCGATTGGTCAAAAAGACCATACACCGCGCCCTTTCTCAgggatatgatatataacccTGAACACACTATGCCTGGACAAGGGGATCAAGAACACGCACATAAAGGTGAACCTATAGGCCAGTACAAATTCGTCAAACATATACCATTCGCCAACAGGGTTTCTCAACTGCCCATCAAAGAGTCTCAAGCTGGGCATTTTGGAGGCAACGGAGGATGCAGCAGTACTCTTAACATGCAATCTCTTGTACCAAGCTCAGCATTTGGAAATTTGTGCTCTACACAAATACGAGGATctgatatatttttcttACCTAAACCATCACAACTACTATGCTTCGCATTGCCTGTATTTGTgctaatgccaaaccttaCGGTATTTGCAAGACACTGGTTTTTCTACGCCCCCAAgtaa